One window of the Pelotomaculum isophthalicicum JI genome contains the following:
- a CDS encoding nitroreductase family protein — protein sequence MNNLFEIDPNKCRHDGICVAECPLQLITTDGKDELPTPADKTEIECVSCGHCVTVCPHGAFTLKTMKPEECAPLDRKLLPTAEQAKLFLTARRSIRTYKKQPVDRATLSDLIDTARYAPTAVNTQPVNWLVIEDAGEVNRLAGLVIDWMRHVIVENPEMAIIMNMKRLVADWDNGEDRICRGAPHVIVAHAPAALASAQSSCTIALTYLELAAFSKGLGACWAGYFNRAADLYPPMTEALQLPEGHHCFGAMLVGYPQYQYHRIPLRKKAAITWR from the coding sequence TTGAATAATCTATTTGAAATAGATCCGAATAAATGTAGACATGATGGAATTTGCGTAGCTGAATGCCCTTTGCAATTAATAACAACGGACGGAAAAGACGAACTTCCCACCCCGGCAGACAAAACCGAAATAGAATGCGTTAGCTGCGGGCATTGCGTTACGGTTTGCCCGCACGGAGCATTTACCCTAAAAACAATGAAGCCGGAGGAATGCGCCCCGCTTGACCGGAAACTCCTGCCCACCGCGGAGCAAGCCAAGCTCTTCCTTACCGCCCGCAGATCCATTCGCACTTACAAAAAGCAGCCTGTGGACCGGGCAACTTTGTCCGATTTGATTGACACCGCCCGGTACGCTCCAACCGCGGTAAACACGCAACCAGTAAACTGGCTGGTTATTGAAGACGCCGGCGAAGTCAACCGCTTAGCCGGGCTGGTGATCGACTGGATGCGTCATGTAATTGTAGAAAATCCTGAAATGGCGATAATTATGAACATGAAACGGCTCGTAGCCGACTGGGACAACGGGGAAGACAGAATCTGCCGCGGCGCGCCGCATGTCATCGTCGCCCATGCCCCGGCAGCGCTCGCCAGCGCCCAATCGTCCTGCACCATTGCCTTGACTTACCTGGAACTGGCCGCCTTTTCAAAGGGCTTGGGCGCGTGTTGGGCAGGTTATTTCAATAGAGCGGCAGATCTTTATCCACCGATGACGGAAGCCCTCCAACTGCCGGAAGGCCACCATTGCTTCGGGGCAATGCTGGTCGGCTACCCGCAGTACCAATATCACCGCATTCCGTTGAGGAAAAAAGCCGCCATAACCTGGCGGTAA
- a CDS encoding CopG family antitoxin, giving the protein MPTGAKAKNKVPKFNTIDDMANFFDTMPSQNLSWEDTDLKFERQKMIQVSIRIPEKDLKIIRRRAARLGIGHTALMRMMLHRSVATGMISRKRVEEEM; this is encoded by the coding sequence ATGCCAACCGGCGCTAAAGCAAAGAATAAAGTTCCTAAATTTAATACCATTGATGATATGGCCAATTTTTTTGATACCATGCCAAGCCAGAATCTTTCATGGGAGGATACCGACCTAAAATTCGAAAGGCAAAAGATGATTCAGGTATCCATTAGAATTCCGGAGAAAGACTTGAAAATTATCCGGCGAAGAGCTGCGAGGCTTGGTATAGGGCATACAGCTTTAATGCGAATGATGCTGCACCGGTCCGTTGCCACAGGGATGATATCCCGTAAAAGGGTAGAAGAAGAAATGTAG